GTTAATGTCCAAGCAATGTCAATGTCGTTCAGGAAATTGAATCAAAAAATGACTCACCAAAGAGTATAAAGCCATGCTTGCAGAGCTGAGCCAGCAATGCCTCCATGTGCAGGGGTGCCCCATCTTCTGACACAGGCACGGATAATCACATCTAAATCAGCCAGAACAACATCCATAGCACTCCTAATTTGAGATGCCAAGAACAAGCTTTCTCTCAACTGAATAACATCAACAAGGATTCAATATCAATATATTTTTTCAGAAGTTTTCTTTTTGATCAAACAGTAAATGGTGAGGCTGATATCTAACTATTTGAATTGCATGTTGCAAATGTACTTGTGAATCCTTCCTGCATAGGTAGTTATTATGAATCCATAGCATTGAATGGTACATTCTACCGCTTATAATGtgaaataaataattacaagaGGACATTTCAGAACTTAAATCCATTAAAGGAATGTTGCAgaaaaaatgcaacaaaaatgggGTTGACTTCTATAAAATTCTATTACAACCAAGTTTACTCATTTGCATTCATAACTTACAAGGTTAACTGTAGTTTTTTTTCTTAGTAATCGTAGACGTGAACTTACGCAATCTCTCCTGTACTGTGGCAGATGACGGTAAAGAGGAACCTCCGACCACGTTGCTCTGGGTACAGTACTTCCTGGCTCAGCATTACGACATGATTGACCAACAGACTCTGGCTCTAGATTACATCAACGCCGCCATCGACAGCACTCCCACGCTCATCGAGCTCTTCCTCATCAAAGCCAAGATTTACAAGGTAACGCACGGCACACATTACTCCAAGTGTTTACCGAGTAGCTGTGTTAGTGTCATGACTGCCGTATTGACCTTTATCCTCCCACAGCATGCTGGCAACATCAAAGAAGCTGCTCAGTGGATGGACGAGGCCCAGGCTCTGGACACCGCCGACAGATTCATCAACTCCAAGTGTGCCAAGTACATGCTGAAGGCCGGCATGGTGAAAGAGGCCGAGGAAATGTGCTCCAAGTTCACTAGGGTGAGAAAAGCACAAACTGAGCTGAGATATGGTTCTGAAAATATCAGAAAAAATTGTTTAAACACACGTACAACATAAAACATTTCCTAtgaatttactttgaaaactaaTTTTTCCAAAGCATGAATGTAGAATAAAATGAAATGCCCAGTCCCACAAATTTAATGGAACTGCACAATATTTAATGTATCCATGAATTGCATCTGTTTCAAAATGTTAAGAGTTCTCTCTTTTCCCATGCTACAGCCTTACAACAAATGTCACTAAAGTTGTTGCAGTAGTTTTTCAGAAATCCTGCTGACATGGCCAAACCTAACATCCCAGGGAGTATTAGGTTCACAGTGACACATACTGACTTTCCAAATCCGTTTGCAGCAGTTGACCTCACATGACAATAGAGCATCCCCCTGTTTTGTAATTGACTTTGCTCATGCATGTGTTTTTTGCTTCTTTGTTCAGGAGGGAGCGTCAGCAGTGGAGAACCTGAACGAGATGCAGTGCATGTGGTTCCAGACAGAGTGTGCACTCGCTTACAAGTCCATGAACAAGTTTGGGGATGCCCTCAAGAAGTGCCACGAGATTGAAAGGGTGAGCCCTTATTATCATGGAGTGTACTTGGTGTATTTGTCCTAGCAACGTTTGCACAAAACTCCTTGGCTACCCAAATTAAATGTCATGAACAGGTCAAATCCTTGTTTTCCTTTtcttccatttttttttttttacatcttcCTCCTTTTTTCTCCCATCTCTTATCAGCATTTTGTGGAGATCACGGACGACCAGTTTGATTTCCACACCTACTGCATGCGGAAGATGACGCTACGCTCCTACGTGGATCTACTGAAGCTGGAGGACGTGCTGCGAATGCATCCCTTCTACTACAAGGCTGCCACCAGCGCCATCCAGATCTACCTGAGCCTGCACGACAATCCGCTCACTGACGACAGCAAGGAGTTGCAGGCCGACACCGGTAAGTCCCACActgattttatttacattttaaaacttTCCTGGGCCAAACGAAAAGAGAAAATGCTTTTATCCATACGTTAACGCCCCGTTCTCTTCTCTAGCTAACCTCTCGGACAAAGAACTGAAGAAGCTGAGGAACAAGCAGCGGAGAGCCCAGAAAAAGGCCCAGctagaggaggagaagaagattGCTGAAAAGGAGAAGCAGCTTAAGaaccagaagaagaagaaggaggatgatgatgaggagATCGGCGGGCCTAAGGAGGAGCTAATACCTGACAAGCTGGTCAAGGTTAGAAAGAACAACATGAAAAATCCTAAAGAGTCAGTGACAAGGCAATTTGTCTTTGATGCTGCACACATAGCTACACATAGAATAGCAAGCAATCAGTGATTTGATTTGTGTTCCCTTGCTGTCACTTCCTGTTTATAGGTAGAAAATCCACTGGAGGAAGCTGTCAAGTTCCTGATGCCTCTCAAACACCTGGTCAAGGACAAAATCGACACGCACCTAATGGCCTTCGAGATCTACTTCAGGAAAGGTTGGCAAGAGCATTTAAATTCACTGACTTTTCTTTAGTTCTTACCATGTTGAAGCTCACATCTTACCTTGCATTTGGTCTTTTTTCCCCCAGAAAAATACCTGCTGATGCTCCAATCCGTGAAGAGGGCGTTGGCTATTGACCCAGACCACCCATGGTTACACCAGTGTCTAGTACGCTTCTTTAAAGGAGGTACGAGAGGGTTCCACTTTGTTACATAGGGTTTCAGTCTTATCTACTACACAGTTTGTTTCTACATTCTTCACACCACTGCTCACAtctctccccctcctccatTCCTTCAGTGTTTGACAGCACGGAGCTGCCGGAGACGGTCAGGACGGTTCTGAAGCAGGAGATCACCCGGCTGTTTGGAGACAGCAACGCAACGAGCTTCAACCAGGCTTACCTCACCAAGCACTCCAACTCCATACCACACCGACTGGCTGGtaggactcacacacacacacacacacacacacacacacacacacacacacacacacacacacacacgtacatctGTTATAAAAGGTCGGGTTCCCATTAAATACTCAATATATGAACCCATATAAGAGCCACTGTAGTTAAACATTTCCAAAAATTACAGAGGCCTGTCTTATTCCAATAAAGAAACACAGAATGGCCAGGTGGTACATttacaagaaaaaaaaaacacttgttTAATGGGTATACATTTGCAAGTTTTTTTCTGTCTGGAACCACGTCATTTAACTTTTGAGGGTTTGATCTACCTTTTTAACAAACTCCTCCCTCCTGCAGCTGCTAAGATGATGGTGTATCTGGAGTCATCGACGGAAACAAAGGCAACAGAGCTGGCCACTGCACTAGATGAGTCGCTCAACAACAG
Above is a window of Pseudochaenichthys georgianus chromosome 1, fPseGeo1.2, whole genome shotgun sequence DNA encoding:
- the LOC117447320 gene encoding N-alpha-acetyltransferase 15, NatA auxiliary subunit-like, coding for MPTVTLPPKENALFKRILRCYEHKQYRNGLKFCKQILSNPKFAEHGETLAMKGLTLNCLGKKEEAYDLVRRGLRNDLKSHVCWHVYGLLQRSDKKYDEAIKCYRNALKWDKDNLQILRDLSLLQIQMRDLEGYRETRYQLLQLRPAQRASWIGYAIAYHLLEDYEMAAKIIEEFRKTQQTSPDKVDYEYSELLLYQNQVLREAGLYKEALEHLNNYEKQICDKLAVEETRGEILLKLERLDDATQVYRRLQERNPENWAYYRGLEGALKPGSIEERQKIYEDAWEKFPKGLVPRRLPLNFLLGEKFRECLDRYLRLNFSKGCPPVFTTLKSLYINKEKVAIIEELVVGYETTLKSCRMFNQNDDGKEEPPTTLLWVQYFLAQHYDMIDQQTLALDYINAAIDSTPTLIELFLIKAKIYKHAGNIKEAAQWMDEAQALDTADRFINSKCAKYMLKAGMVKEAEEMCSKFTREGASAVENLNEMQCMWFQTECALAYKSMNKFGDALKKCHEIERHFVEITDDQFDFHTYCMRKMTLRSYVDLLKLEDVLRMHPFYYKAATSAIQIYLSLHDNPLTDDSKELQADTANLSDKELKKLRNKQRRAQKKAQLEEEKKIAEKEKQLKNQKKKKEDDDEEIGGPKEELIPDKLVKVENPLEEAVKFLMPLKHLVKDKIDTHLMAFEIYFRKEKYLLMLQSVKRALAIDPDHPWLHQCLVRFFKGVFDSTELPETVRTVLKQEITRLFGDSNATSFNQAYLTKHSNSIPHRLAAAKMMVYLESSTETKATELATALDESLNNRTIQICTEVLDCLRGGLLGDCKEHAESYRAECHKLYPYTLAFTPPGYEENTKIANGDVSTETEELANEM